Below is a window of Colias croceus chromosome 15, ilColCroc2.1 DNA.
CATACATATTGGTAGATGTCTATAGAGCGAAAATGGAGGAACCACGAAACGTTAGCCCACGTCTTCGTTAATtcgtatttgtttatttaataaggacatattttattttctactcACGTGGCAGCCCAAAATGTACACAACCGCACCTCGCAAACGTAAAGTTGGTTAAGCACTCCATTTCACAATTGGCTTGTGTGTACACTTTGAAATAATGGAGGTAGCGCTCGCTCGGAAAATAGCATTGCCGTCtgaaatcaaaatataatgtaattggattaaaagttattttgcCTATTCCGAATGAAGCATCGATCTATTATTATCATCTTTTAGAAGTAGGAATAAGGcacatacctattatatagaaattatttgtattagaaCGTTTGGATTTCAAGCAGACTATTGAACAAatccataattttttatgtaaaatttaacattgcctttttattcacataatattgtgtcaaagaagaaatataacaatttaaatatcaataatttaaatacctgTGAGGATCGTACGGTCTCAAACCTTCGGAGGTGGTCATCATTTTAGGTTTAACAGCAACAATAACTTCTTGTGAGAGAGGAGATCTAAAGTATTGTTGGGAAAGACGGGGAAGCTCTGCTGGGTTGTGAAGAAGAATCTAACaaatttgtacataatatgtttttagtAAGAATTTTGTATGTGTAGATATAGGTACTAGAATGAATGAAACGTTCGTTTACaatcttatttaaattgaaaaaaaataaagtttaaaatgtattatatcaTCTAAACACCTAAAAATCAATTATGTAGTTAAGGAAGGTAAGGTATTTATAGTTCAGATCTACCAAACTATTTCGTTTAAAAAGgatatttttgtaagtaaatttattcagtttaaatacctaccttgAATCCCTGTACCGGACCTTTGCACAGATAATCCAAATCTGTTTGTTTGGTGGTAAGTAAAAATGTCAATCCAGCCTTGGCTCCGTATCcctgaaaataatacaatcaaAAGGATTATTACTGGGTggtaattaaataacattatcaGCTACACAGTAAATCTTTAACTGACATTCTTAAAAACGAAGGttctattctattttttttatacagatATTTGGCACGAGTACCTACCGATAATTTGTTTGAATACAAGCTACATTGCCATGTAATTACTGATAAGCTAATGCCTAACAAAACGATCTACTTTAAAAACTACATAAAACGGAACCATATAGTTAATTGTTACATAAAGCGAAAGGTCAAAAACCTTTAAAACCTGCAGCATCATAGTGAAGGCTATGCAGTATGTTTTTGGCAATCTCCCAGGGAATGTTTCCACTTATTTTCACCTTTCGCGTAGTGTTCACATCAGAATTgctattgttttgttttatcttGCCATGCTTTAAGAGGTGAATGCTTAATCGTTCCTCCTCAATACAATGATATAATTTctgtataattgttttaaaaaaaaatgtaatccGACTTCGAATTGTCAATACCTACTAGactaaattttaacaataatagaTTCGTCTAAACGTATTGACATAATTGAAAGTTCTGAGATGAGAGAAAAAAGAGTAAAATTGAGAACCTCCCAAGTCGGTTGATAATGGAAACCCCAGGAAACCCCCATaggaataaaaagaaaatttgcAAAAACACATCATGGCGCGGGCGCAGATACCGTTTTTGTTTTTAGAactaagtaaaaaataaacgacTACGACGACGATAAAAACACAAACCAATAATCATAAATAGGtcttcaaataatatttagctaacaaaaaacatattaatagtaataattaataattatgtgctTAGAATTTAGAATACTTACAGAGCCTCTATGAGGATAAGTTTCAAGCGGAGTGTTCGGAGGATAGCCGCCCTCGAGTGACCAAGATTCGTTCCTATTGCTGTATTCTAGGTAGTTATAGTCTTTATGCAAACTAAAATGGAAACAAaatagtatttataattaatgtacctaTACTTTACTCttcatttatgtaaaaaaatgttaccaGAATCCAATAGATCCAACTGTAAAAGCAAGTGTATAAAGACATAAAGATATAGATAAGTGAAAAAatggttttatatatttactgtTCAACCCTAAACAGTTCTTCAGCGCCGAGACTATTGAACGTGTAGCAGAAACCTTCTTCGGTGATAATGGTTGAGAACAAATCTGAACAGTTATCTTTCGAAATATCCTTCCATCTGCACGCAAAGAACATTTCAGATATATTTGGAGCTAGCTGGAATATTAAGTTTCAGTTAATACTAGTtaagtattgtttattttacatcaTTAAAATGAGATTTATATGACGATTTGGTTGTTTCATTTACCGTTATGGaaatgtacatatattttacatacccCTCTTAAGTTTTCAATTGTCTCATTGACTATGGAAAATTTCCGGCCATTAGGTGGTGCCAAATGGTCATCACAGAGTAAACTTACGTCTTCAAATAAAAAGCGcctaaaaagtaattaattttatatgctcattaagtttttttaatggttattataatattaatcatcTGCTCACTCATTTATGTCGTTAAAATCAGTGTTACACAAAAcatgtaaaatgtattatagaCATACTTACTCTTCGTCTGTAAGATTTGCACTGGCGTTATTATAAAGGTGGTAATAGTCGGTAAAGTTAAACTGAGTTTGCTTTGCTTTTGTTTCGACACAGACCGTCACTGCAGGGTAAGGTATCTGTGAGAAAGgtaaagattaaaatatgtactacaaggcataaatattataattgaaaattatctGGGtggtaaatttttaatatgttttgcCAGGAATCATACAAATCTAGATAAATGacacaaacaaaacaataaatgtaGAGAAAAGAGAGTCTCCAATAAACTTTGAAGGCAATCTTCAATgtacgatttattttaatgctaaAACATCGATGTAAATGACTAATAAggacaaataattattcaggGAGTGAGCACATTTAGCAGGATTCCATAAAAGCTTGGTAAGTACTCATAAATACCTGCCAAACTGGAGTGGATGTTTCCGCAAAGCTTACGATGACTGGGCTTTCATTCCATTTGATCCATACTTTACGAATCAACACAGAGCAAAGAATAACGCTCGAACTGAACATAAATAGCCAGAATATTCTAGAAATTAAATTGAACATTagtcttattttattacctaagcacatttgatgatgatatttaaacaaaacttaCTTTTCGACGGCGGTTCGCTGTTTTTCTCCAATATATCTTAGGCCATGCAAATTTGAATTAGCAGTGTAGTCGATCAAATATTCTTTTATGATGGAAAACTTTCCTTTTCTTTTCTTTGGACTCGAATTAACATTTCCGTTCTCGATTATTTTTTCTGATGGTAAATCGACTATGTTGCCGAGACTCCCTGACCTAAGTGTTTATGAAAtaatgtaatgaaataaattttgtgtgatgctgtttattataatttttattcgaatcatctatacatataataaatctgtagaagggtcaattctgtacattgaaaatattgaaaaaataaatagcactggatggatggatggatgttactggatcgataccaaactcaaatatgtgattaaaaaaatttttgtctgtctgtctgtctgtatgttcaggcatcacgtgaaaagtaacggttcgatttcgatgaaacttggtataattatagcttattatcctgggcataaaataggatactttttatcccggaaaaatacgtagaaaaaaataaatcttaatttttccgcgcggacggagtcgcgggcggaagctagtaagtaaaataaatgtttactatttcaatttcttaagttcattcatttaaattattaaagtagataagatttttatcaacaatattttaattttatgttaggTAATTTTAAAGGGTGAATATAGAAAGTGTGTCATcaattaccaaaaaaaaaagtcataagCGTGCTCTTTTTGGTATTTCATCGTAACTTTGAAAAGTGAAGTCTCAATCAGAAGCATTGCCAGTAATATTGGCTAAAACTTGGCTAAAACTAATTGTCACAAAATACCTTGAATGTCGCTTCATGACGGACGTTCGATGAGACGAGCTTCAAAACAACGTTTAAAGCCATTGTTTGGGCTCGGTTTTTTGTTGTCCAAATTAATTCattacatataacataacTGGGATCCCCTGAGATACCTGCGCACCAATTACGAAATTAATTTCGTTTCTTGGaattatattttgcaataatattccattCTAAATGATAATGACAAAGCATTGTATAatgtgtttaattaattaacaaatgtAACGAAATAATATGATAGGTGTAGGTAAGGTGTGTCATTGAGTGGGTGAACTAAAGGGTTAGTAGGTACTAAAATAGACAAGATCCCCgtaaaagataattaataacacaatGATATTTCGTtacaaaagtaattaaaaacttgccgagtataattttcataaaaggacaattatttaattaaaaacaaggtaaattatatgaaagacaggtaaaatatgaaataaaataagtacgaATTATATTTATGGTGCAGGGTTGAGGGTACTTATTGTAGTATTGTATGGTTCTACATCAAATGTTGgacaaattttaatgtaattgtatgttatttattagtagataatataatattttatagcttcTTCGATGCTTACCAGACATAATTCTATATCTTATTATCTTATCTCTTTTATATCTATTGTCAATTTTCTCTTTAGGGTACCGAATAACAAAAGGAAAGAACGATACTAGTGTATTAATCAggatcatatttttttttgtatgtctgACAagaattttctttgaaattccACTGACGCGATTTTAGCTATGAAAAAAACTAACTTCTAAGCCAACATAACTTAAAGATACCTACTGTCGTTATTGAAGCAAATTTTCAACATTTGCAAGGTAACCCaaacctacctacctacttccCGTGAACTCAGAATCTACGAATCAACATCATAGACTGCACAAAAAAAGAGAAAATTGCGAAAAGCATAAATTTAAAGATCATATTGGATCTTAAAtgattaaatgattttatataaaaaattgtacgGAACCCTCGTAGCGCGAGTCCGATTCGCACTTGATCcaatttttaactattttgttattttgctCTTTAGAATGTGTATTATAATGAATGCATGATACCGCCGCAGCATAACGGGGACTTCGTGATGGCATGGTGATATAAATGGCACATCGAAAGCTCATTATGAGTTggtatgttataatttatcaaGACGATGTGACATAATGTTACGGACAAAAAATAGTacatgtaggtaatattttctcctgatttatacatatatgtatacgCTATACAcgttaaatcattaaaatagtATGTTAGATGTCATACGggatttctttttttattgtaacttAATCCGTCTGATCTAAAACAAACACTGATTACGACTGTCTACTCATTTGAATATGATGGTAACTCATTAATATGACGTACTTTTAATCAATATTCGAATTTTCGAGGGACGATTGGCTACGGTTGTCCTATAGTGTTTGACTAGAaaacaaattatgtaatatgcaTAACGTAAGTACCTATTGCGACGAGACAAATAACTCAATATGACAGCATTGATTTATGTTccttaaatatgtacctagtagCAATAGACTACTAAGTCTGAGCAGTCAATTGAGTTGGCCGGTGGCCCTATTTTTGCTAGAGAAAAGACTACCGCACACACACTTCATGAGGTTTAAagctttttgtttttttttagaaattatttttttaattatgtaattatgtcTCTCTTTTGGTATTTTATTACCTGATAATTTTTGACCATACCTGTGCCTACCATGTACCTTTCGTCTGTGCCAGTAATCCACAAAACTTcaccatttaaaattattaattattattataattcactATCGTCACGCAACGAGTAAAGTTGACTTTGAATTTTTCTCCTGGACAGCTAATATAAGATTTCGACATTTCCACATTCTGTATCAtagaatgttattttttttattaggaaTAGTTCTCTGGAATCAGAAAATTTGAAACAgttaactaaaaaaaacaactaaaGTTCATCCTACAAAAGCTCGCTCCGACTTCGCGcggttgaaaataaaaagaactTAAAAGTTTCTCAGGAAATAGGCTTCAATaggcaataataattaatccttgattatttcaatacctaacaaaaaatacttacataaaatgacaaagaatattatagcaaaaaaattataagtacctatacctaagcttttttaagtaaaaaagaAATCGTGAAGTTTCTGAATTTATCTATAAACATGTACTTAGAAATTTGGCTTAAATCTTTGGCTTATATCGTATATAATGTATAggttaacaatatttaaaaagtcataaaatataaaattaataaattatggaaGTAAAACTATAAGAAAGAATTCCCTtcacatattttaatcaaatgttaTGAGTATTAGTGACAGAAATTTGTCACTTCCTTTAAATTACTCGCTTCTGGGGCTCTCGAAATTGTAAATGAATTCCGTTTAAAAAGGAAGTTGTGATTTGACTCACAAAGTTATCGTTATTTCTGGGAACCGACAAAAGTTTCACTTAggaa
It encodes the following:
- the LOC123697724 gene encoding pickpocket protein 28-like, producing the protein MKRHSRSGSLGNIVDLPSEKIIENGNVNSSPKKRKGKFSIIKEYLIDYTANSNLHGLRYIGEKQRTAVEKIFWLFMFSSSVILCSVLIRKVWIKWNESPVIVSFAETSTPVWQIPYPAVTVCVETKAKQTQFNFTDYYHLYNNASANLTDEERFLFEDVSLLCDDHLAPPNGRKFSIVNETIENLRGLAPNISEMFFACRWKDISKDNCSDLFSTIITEEGFCYTFNSLGAEELFRVEHLHKDYNYLEYSNRNESWSLEGGYPPNTPLETYPHRGSGYGAKAGLTFLLTTKQTDLDYLCKGPVQGFKILLHNPAELPRLSQQYFRSPLSQEVIVAVKPKMMTTSEGLRPYDPHRRQCYFPSERYLHYFKVYTQANCEMECLTNFTFARCGCVHFGLPHGPDMAVCNAGSVACLKMAQMELVTIEIKSGLSSDENSNDTLGDARKVAARCECLPACTSIEYEAETSQADYDWMAIFRAHHIPADNIDPDLLYARVMIFFKEAQFITSRRSELYGQTDFLANCGGLLGLFMGFSILSVAEILYFLSLRLCCVIWRKQHKRHKVESNGVDPKPAKMKYTD